GTGACCAAAACTTTGGAAAGCTGGGGTGTCATCATTTAGGTCATCCCGTGGCCCTCGTGTGCTGTGGCTTTTGGGTGTGTTGTAAAGAGTTGCCCCCAGCTTCTCTCAGCCCTGTCAGGCCGGTCTGAGCTTTGCAGCTGTGCCAAGTATCTGCTGCTGCCCCTTCCATCACATTCCCTTCTTCTCTGCGTTTCCCCAGTCTGGCAAACCCTGACATTAAACCTTGTTTTTCATGTTGGTCATGCTCTTCGGCTTTCTGTGTGCCCCTCTTGAATTTACAGTTATGATATCCAGGGCATTTTAGGTCCCAACTTGGGCTGAGGTGTGAGGTCACTTGTCTGGGCAGCATCTGATGGTCAGAATGAGGATTTGGAGGTTGCGCAGTGTTTTTGGAGGCGAGTATTGCATGATCCTCAACAACCAGGCAAGCCCGAATTGTCTCAGTGCCCAGCATGGTGGCCAGAGAAGGCTCTGAAGAATTGGGCCCAGAGGCTTGTGGTCAGTGTCCCAAAGTCCCCAGTGCTTGTAGCCCAAGAGTTGGATCCTTTTGGCCAACACTGAAAGCCTGAGTGGTCCTGGACATCTGCTGGAGCTCGGCAAGGACAGGTGCCAAGCCCTGCTTCTTGGTGGGGGGGAATCATCCCGGATGGGATAAAATGTCTGAGTGTCAGTTGGAACAATTGTTTTCTTCTCCAAAAAAGCCGTTGTGGTTGTGGTTGAGGAGAAATGCAGAAAGAGTTGTCCCTGTAGcatggtgggagcagggacCTCAAGTGTCCAGGACCTGGAATATTGTTATGACCAAGCGGGGAGAGGTGACTCTTGCTGTCTGTTTAGCACTGGGGGGGTCACATGTGAGGGCTTGTGGGCAGTCCTGGCCAGCCCAGTGTGAAAATGAAGTCAGTTTAGTGAATCGAGACCATTTCAGGGCCAGCAATGCTCTAAAGGAGGATCTTTCCtagaggagaggctgagagagctgggactcACAGCCATCAGTGTGTCCAAATCTCTGATGGCGGAAGATGAAGTCGAGGGAGCCCGGCTGTTCTCTGCAGTGAACACGAGGAGGACAAGAGGGCAGGGGCACAAGGGAAAACAGATGGAattctgcaggaaaagaaagcaaggatttttCAGTGTGAGGTTGgtcacagaggggaagaggcgGTGGAGACCGTGCTGGGAGAGCAAAACATGAACTGTCCGTGGTGCTGAGAAACTCTGCTCTTGCTGGGCCTGCTTGAGCTGAAGGGAATGAAGCACTTGCACTCCAGACTCCCCGCCCAAGTGGAAGAGTTTCTGACTGTTAGTTCAGAGGGTTTGAGGGTCCTGCTGGGAAGAGAGTTTGTGTGCTGGCAGAGAGAGGCTTTGCCAGAGCCATGAGCAGGAGAGCATTAATGTGTCAAAGCCTTTGGTGTAGCAGGTGTTTGGCTGGTAAAATATCTTGGAAGattccccccttttctctgcttcctttGCAGGTGTTGTTTGTTACTGGGGGTGGTGGCTCTGTTAAATATTGCTGACATATTTCCTAGAGAAAAGTCTTGTGCCCCTTTTGCTTTAACCAAAGTCCTGTTGAGCCCCGGCACTGTGCGGGCTGAGGATGTGAGACCACTGGAAttcaaaaagaaacagaaggcaTCTCAGGCTTTCATGCAGAAAAATTTTATTGAAGCAAGAGAATGAAGAGACAGGAGAATGAAATGGAAGGGATCCAGAGTGAGCTGCAAGCAGGATGACCATGATCCGAGGTGCTTTTCttgcaggagctgttgccagagCCCCAAGCTGGTGGTGTCAGGGGTGGTGCTGAGGGCCCTTAGCAGATGTAGCCGCCCCTTCTGCCATAGCAGCCCAGGCCTCCCAGCCCATAGCCAAATCCACGGCCATAGCCAGAGCCGTAGCCAAAGCCACCAAATCCACCAGagatgggctgtccctgcacactgaGCTCAGTGCCCACGGCAGCCGAGGAGGTGGATCCGACGGCGGtgttctgggggaaggaggtcatgatgggtcctggcagggtgaccagcacaggggaaggcTGGATAACGACGCGGGAATCCTGGcattgcagggcacagggctcgtTGCAGCTGTTGGCCAGCGGGGTGGGTCCGCAGGGTTGGCAGAGGGTGTTGCAGGCCATGGTTGTTGTGTGGAGGGTGCCTGGAAGAGA
This sequence is a window from Anomalospiza imberbis isolate Cuckoo-Finch-1a 21T00152 chromosome 1, ASM3175350v1, whole genome shotgun sequence. Protein-coding genes within it:
- the LOC137487121 gene encoding feather keratin 2-like, with the protein product MACNTLCQPCGPTPLANSCNEPCALQCQDSRVVIQPSPVLVTLPGPIMTSFPQNTAVGSTSSAAVGTELSVQGQPISGGFGGFGYGSGYGRGFGYGLGGLGCYGRRGGYIC